The Hordeum vulgare subsp. vulgare chromosome 4H, MorexV3_pseudomolecules_assembly, whole genome shotgun sequence genomic interval tgtgatgaataaaaatgtagctccaaataacatatcgatggattgagatgaaagaggagatgcctttcggggcatccccaagtttagacgcTTAAGTCTTCGTAGAATATTACCTTGAGGTGCCTTGGACAtctccaagcttaagctcttgccTCTCtttattccttcgcccatcgcgataacaccaaaaacttgaaaactttagcacacaaaacttaacaaaaacttcgtgagatccgttagtataataaacatatcaaatacttttggtactattataaattgattcatattttattattgcataaggtactgtattataacttcttcatgacttatacccctgatataatccatagcatcatcaaaacaagcaaattatgcaagcaaaacagaatctgtttaaaaCAGAACAATTTATAATGATATAGGAGTAGTTaagtaccatacttatgtaattccaaaaaatctgaaaaattaggaagacctgGGGAATTTTCATAGAAATATTGTGTAAAATATTTAGATCAAAAAGACGtttcagtaaaatcagagaaattatgcactggatgctaaaatttctatttttacaccgcatcaattctactattattcaaatcatcccaaaggctttacttaatacaaacactaatttaaacacaaaaatAGAATTATTACAGAGTCAACAATCATATTATCAcacacaaacagaaagtaaaaccaaaatataaagataactattgaattgctttccaagcgttattgttttagcTCCTAGCTAGAGTAATCAATAGAGAAAAAAGATTAGGGAAGGGAAAGAAAGTTCCGAGGGCGAGAAGTGGCAAGTCTTGAATTTATACATTTATATATGGCGGTATTTAAAATGCATTTGTGGGTGTCATGGAAACTCATCTGCAGGCCAAAAAGTTGGTCACCAGACAAAATGTTCTATGTTTAAATAGTTTTGTTATTTAAATGTTGCTTGTGTATATATATTGTCAGGTCTAAGTCAATTTCTGGTGACCTTGGGATTGCTTGGCGTGCAGTTTCTGTGTGAAGTGATGAGCAATTAATGCAGACAACGAAAACGAAAGGATCATCGTCCCTGTCTCTGATTTTCTCAGGATAAAACTCTGTCAGCCAAGGCAAGTGAGAACACCAAGCAAGCTTAAGGAGTTACAGCGTGATCTTCCCTGGATAGGATTCAGTCAGCCATATTATGTTTCTACATCACAGTCACAGCCAGTCACATTCGGATCACAGATCAGAACTGACTTTCACTGATACTCCGTATGTTCTAACTCAGATTTCTACTGATACGTCATAGGCCAATCAGTAGGAGTAGATTGGGCCTAGATTTAGCAACTCTCAACGTCTTGCAATTGACAGTTTCCGACACACGAACGGGAACTACCCTAACATAGCaactagattttttacatctggaTATTTCACACGGCGATTCGAGCTAAAGCTGACTACCCCAACTATGATCGACTAGGCAAAACCTGCTTGCAAAAGTTCAGAATTCAGACTAGCGCGTAAGCAGGTTCCACAAGGAACGAGTCAACGTAGTCGTACTCCGTCCGGCCAAAGCCGCCGCTGGCCGGCGCCATCCCCATGGGCTGGCACACCCCTTCTGCCGGCGACGATGGCACCGACAGTGGCGGCGGCGCCCACACGGAGGCCGACAGCAGCCGCCGGGCCTTCCAGCCGAGCACGATCTTGTTGGGTCTCGTCTCCTCCACCGTGTACCCGTCGTTGAAGAGCCCGAGGAGCAGCCTGGCCTGGCTGTGGTTGAAGCAGCTCAGCGGCACCATCTCGAAGCCGCTCCCGCGCATCCACTCGCCCCACCCGCGCCTACCCTCGCCGTCTGCCCCTCGGTACGCGCGGCTGACGGCGCCGGCGATGTTGGGGGCGAGGATGACCCGCTCCACGAGGCCGCGCACCCGGCTCTGCGTCGGGAACCCGGCCTCCAGCGAGTCCCACACCGCTGAATACCGGTGTAGCTCCTCCATGAACCGGCCCACGAAGCCTCCCGCCGCGGCGTCGCtcgcctcctcctcgttcttctccgcttccccttcctcctccaccaccgtcaccaccttGGCCCCGAGAGAGGCCATGCCGGTCAAGAAGGACGCCACCGAGCCGGTGGGCCGTCTGACGGTGGTCGTCGCCGCGGCTTGGTGGAGTATGCAGTTGGCCACGAGCGTCTCCCCCTTGACCATCCTGACGGTCGCCGGCCGGAACCTCTCGTCCGAGTCCAGACGGCAATGTCCGAACGAGAAGGGCTGCCCGATGGACCCCGCGAAGGCCGCGAGGCGCCGTCCGGCCTCCTGGACTGCCCGCGCGCCGCCCCCGCCACTCCGCGTGATGGCGGTGATACGCAGGTGCGGAGGCGACACGCCATCGGGTCGTGATGTCATAGCCTGCATCAGGGACGCCCACTGGATGCCCTCGGCGAGGTCGTAGTCCACGATGTGGACGCGCCGGTCGCCCGCCACCGCCTCCAGGATCGCCTGGTTCGCGGTGAAGTGGCCGAACTTCATGTAGGGCGacatgtcctggagcatctggAATGCCGTCAACACGTCGCCGGTGCTGTGGTGGTGGGATGCGGCCTGCCTGCTGGTCCCAGCGACGGAGTGGGACCCATCGAGGAGCCCCTGGAGCGCGTCGGTGAAGTGGGCGGCGAGGCGCTCCATGTTGGACGCGGCAGCGTTGCCGCTGGTGCTGGAGACCATCTCCTTGAGCCGAACCAATATCACCCGTGCCAGCTCCCGGCTCTTGTGCGGGCCGGAGAGCGCCTCGGCGGCGGCCATGAGCAGGTGAAGCAGCCGGAGTCCCTTCTCGGGATTGCAGTCCTGCGGCAGGTCGTCGTCGTGCTGCACGGGCGTGCCCGGGTTCGTCGTGGTGGTGCTGCTCGGGTCGGAGCCGTTGGAGTAGCAGGGGCCGTCCGTGAACATGGCTGGGTctgggtgctcgtcgggctcgggCGTGCCGATGAGAGTGTCATCGCAGAGCATGGACTCGATCAGGCCGTGGAGGTCGTGGCCGCCGTCGTCAGAGCAGAACATGCCCCAGTCGGCGACCGGGGAGAGCGCATTCCACCCGTACAGCCCCATGCCGTCGTCAAGGGAGGAGGACGGGGAAGCGGAGATGGAAGTGGAACTATAGCCGGAGATCTCGAGATCCCCCACCACGTCCTCCATGGTCACGTCCATGGCTCCCTCCCTCGTTGTCACGCTATGCTGCTTCTTGTCTCCACGTTGGAATGTTTTGGCGCGTGGGAACCGAGGGGAGAGCGGTGGGCAGGGAGCACAGATTTTACAAGTACACAAGGACACGGGAGCTCGCTTATTTATAGCCATCCCTGGGCGCCGGGACTCGGCATTCGGCGAACAAAACTGGAGCTGGCTCCAGCAGCAGGTTCTACCATCCCAACTGGGCCTAAAATATTGGGCACCATGGGCGGACTTTGTTTTTCTCGTTAAATCACATGGATCATCAATTCTTTTTCCAGCAACGAGGCAAGCACTCTACTGATTGCATTAAGTtcccctcaaaaaaaaaatacCGATTGCATTAAGCAGGAAGAGAATGAGAAACAAACTTTTTTTTGAGCCGGAGAATGAGAATCgttgtaagagagagagagaatcttctcttttttgcaaaggaaaaaatAATGAGAATCTGGTTTTCTTAATAACTCGCCAGGAATCTTATTAGATTTGCATACTATAAGATTTTAAAAAGAAGAAGATAATGGCTAAtgataaaagaaacaaaaatgCTAAAAAATTAGGCATGGCAAATCAAACATTTTGTATGGCAATTTATATTGGCGTCAGGGTGGCAAATTAAGTTTGCAAGCACGACAATTTCTTGGCAAAAAATAAATTGAGTCAAATTTGACATGCTTGTTAACTAAACTTGCCATCCTCAGCGAACACATATGTGCCATAAAAACATTTGATTTACCATGCCTATAAATCTGGTGTTCGAAAAACAAACTCCGCCCATGGAACCCAATATAAGCCCAATACCATCTACAAAGGCTAACCTCTGCTGATGTAGCACTTTGGCAAGGTGttctcaagaagaagaaaaatcttgGCAGCGGAAGCGCGCTAGCTGCCACAATGACCGCAAACTGTTTACTTGAAAAGTGCAGCAATTTCGTTCGTT includes:
- the LOC123446671 gene encoding protein NODULATION SIGNALING PATHWAY 2-like, with the protein product MAINKRAPVSLCTCKICAPCPPLSPRFPRAKTFQRGDKKQHSVTTREGAMDVTMEDVVGDLEISGYSSTSISASPSSSLDDGMGLYGWNALSPVADWGMFCSDDGGHDLHGLIESMLCDDTLIGTPEPDEHPDPAMFTDGPCYSNGSDPSSTTTTNPGTPVQHDDDLPQDCNPEKGLRLLHLLMAAAEALSGPHKSRELARVILVRLKEMVSSTSGNAAASNMERLAAHFTDALQGLLDGSHSVAGTSRQAASHHHSTGDVLTAFQMLQDMSPYMKFGHFTANQAILEAVAGDRRVHIVDYDLAEGIQWASLMQAMTSRPDGVSPPHLRITAITRSGGGGARAVQEAGRRLAAFAGSIGQPFSFGHCRLDSDERFRPATVRMVKGETLVANCILHQAAATTTVRRPTGSVASFLTGMASLGAKVVTVVEEEGEAEKNEEEASDAAAGGFVGRFMEELHRYSAVWDSLEAGFPTQSRVRGLVERVILAPNIAGAVSRAYRGADGEGRRGWGEWMRGSGFEMVPLSCFNHSQARLLLGLFNDGYTVEETRPNKIVLGWKARRLLSASVWAPPPLSVPSSPAEGVCQPMGMAPASGGFGRTEYDYVDSFLVEPAYALV